The following are encoded together in the Ralstonia insidiosa genome:
- a CDS encoding flavin reductase family protein: MDARDSESSARKPSAHQRQQRSAAPPDFDAAHFRRALSQFATGVTVVTTRAEGGHGKPAFVGVTASSFNSVSLDPPLVLWSLGTQANSFPLFHAGSHYVINILSADQLELCKRFATLKGDRFANVDYTLSPTGLPILAQSLAWFECHNRSRYDEGDHVIFVGEVERCGVVDPDGAPLVFHRGAFSSLTAIGG, translated from the coding sequence ATGGACGCGCGCGACAGCGAATCTTCTGCGCGCAAGCCGTCGGCACATCAACGTCAACAGCGCAGCGCCGCCCCGCCTGATTTTGATGCTGCGCATTTCCGGCGCGCGCTATCCCAGTTTGCCACCGGCGTGACCGTGGTCACCACGCGCGCGGAAGGTGGTCATGGCAAGCCGGCGTTCGTCGGCGTGACGGCCAGCTCGTTCAACTCGGTGTCGTTGGACCCGCCCCTGGTGCTCTGGAGCCTCGGCACGCAGGCGAACTCATTCCCGCTGTTCCACGCCGGCTCGCACTACGTCATCAACATCCTGTCCGCCGACCAGTTGGAGTTATGCAAGCGCTTCGCTACGCTCAAGGGCGACCGCTTTGCCAACGTCGACTACACCCTCAGCCCGACCGGCCTGCCCATCCTCGCGCAATCCCTGGCGTGGTTCGAGTGCCATAACCGCAGCCGCTACGACGAAGGCGACCACGTCATCTTCGTTGGCGAGGTGGAGCGCTGTGGCGTGGTCGATCCAGATGGCGCCCCGCTGGTATTCCATCGCGGCGCGTTTTCATCGCTCACGGCGATCGGCGGCTAG
- the bla gene encoding class A beta-lactamase, protein MISRKNKVFILMAGMLVAGANAYAFNGKWLQQATQREEEALNARIGVAVIDKESGMTWSYRGDEAFPINSTHKAYLCAALLEKVDQKQLALSDRTTLSKRDLVAYSPITETLLPPQTASNAQLCEAAVSHSDNTAANKVLEKIGGVDGFNGFMRSIGDQKTRLDRKEPELNEGTPGDPRDTTTPVAAVRSLDQIFFSDHLSRSSKSELKTWMVNDKVAADLLRKSLPAGWDIADKTGAGGYGSRSIVAVVYPRGKKPLLVSIYITQTKATLGESNAAIARMGAILFKSMQ, encoded by the coding sequence ATGATTTCAAGAAAAAATAAGGTCTTCATCCTGATGGCGGGCATGCTGGTGGCAGGTGCCAATGCGTACGCCTTCAACGGCAAGTGGCTGCAGCAAGCAACCCAGCGCGAAGAGGAAGCACTCAATGCCAGAATTGGCGTTGCCGTCATCGACAAAGAATCCGGCATGACCTGGAGCTATCGCGGCGATGAGGCTTTTCCGATCAACAGCACGCACAAGGCCTATCTCTGCGCAGCGCTGCTTGAAAAGGTCGATCAGAAACAGCTCGCGTTGAGTGATCGAACGACTCTCTCCAAGCGTGATTTGGTGGCCTACTCGCCGATTACCGAAACGTTACTGCCGCCACAGACGGCCTCCAACGCACAACTGTGCGAAGCCGCTGTGAGCCACAGCGACAACACCGCAGCAAACAAGGTGCTGGAGAAGATTGGCGGCGTGGATGGTTTTAACGGATTCATGCGATCGATTGGCGACCAGAAAACACGGCTGGATCGGAAGGAGCCCGAACTCAACGAAGGCACGCCCGGAGACCCACGGGACACCACAACGCCGGTGGCGGCCGTTCGCAGCCTGGATCAGATCTTCTTTAGCGACCATCTATCCAGAAGCTCAAAATCTGAGCTGAAGACTTGGATGGTCAATGACAAGGTCGCAGCGGATCTGCTGAGGAAATCGTTGCCGGCCGGTTGGGACATTGCCGACAAGACCGGGGCAGGTGGCTATGGGTCCCGCTCAATCGTGGCCGTCGTCTACCCGCGCGGCAAGAAACCGCTGCTGGTTTCGATCTACATCACCCAGACGAAGGCGACCCTTGGTGAAAGCAATGCGGCTATCGCCAGGATGGGGGCCATCCTGTTCAAGAGCATGCAGTAA